The Lysinibacillus pakistanensis genome includes a window with the following:
- a CDS encoding nucleoside recognition domain-containing protein translates to MESRSVLNHSSLKAILAEVREVSNEDIRDEIVSDIYAKSKSLCKKVVSQQHTALYRSDKLDEIFTSRIWGFPIMLLMLGTIFYITIAGANIPSDMLASLFGFLESKLTYLFEAIHAPGWLHGILVLGLFRGTGWVISVMLPPMAIFFPIFALLENYGYLPRVAFNMDRLFKRAGGHGKQSLTMAMGFGCNAAAILSTRIIESPRERMLAILTNNFVPCNGRWPTLILLASLFMVTGFTGAAGTFMTATILIGFVLLGVVVTLTVSWGLSKTALKGVPTHYTLELPPFRRPKFWNTILRASIDKAWNVLKRAVIVAAPASILTWICANIYIGDTSILMHFVNFLDPFGQALGMDGFIMAAFILGLPANEIVIPILIMAYLSQGAMLEIEDLSKLKQVFIDQGWTWLTALNMMLFSLLHFPCGTTLVNIYKETKSPKWTFMSFLIPTAIAIGVTWLTATIARAFGWV, encoded by the coding sequence ATGGAGTCCCGATCAGTGTTAAATCATAGCTCCTTAAAGGCAATTTTAGCTGAAGTAAGAGAAGTTTCGAACGAGGACATTCGAGATGAAATCGTTAGCGATATTTATGCAAAAAGTAAATCGTTATGTAAAAAGGTAGTGTCCCAACAGCATACGGCTCTGTACAGATCTGATAAATTAGATGAAATTTTCACATCTCGCATTTGGGGATTCCCAATTATGCTGCTCATGCTTGGCACTATTTTTTATATTACGATTGCTGGAGCAAATATTCCATCCGATATGCTAGCAAGCTTATTTGGCTTTCTGGAGAGTAAGCTCACATACCTTTTTGAAGCAATACATGCGCCTGGGTGGCTCCATGGTATTTTAGTGCTTGGGCTATTTAGAGGGACTGGCTGGGTGATTAGTGTGATGCTGCCACCAATGGCTATCTTCTTCCCAATCTTTGCATTACTAGAAAACTACGGCTATTTACCTCGCGTTGCATTTAACATGGACCGTTTATTTAAACGAGCAGGTGGTCATGGAAAGCAATCTTTAACAATGGCTATGGGCTTTGGCTGTAATGCGGCAGCTATTCTATCTACTAGAATTATAGAATCCCCTCGTGAACGAATGTTAGCGATTTTAACCAATAATTTTGTTCCTTGTAACGGGAGATGGCCAACCCTTATTTTATTAGCCTCGCTCTTTATGGTAACTGGGTTTACAGGAGCAGCTGGTACATTTATGACAGCAACCATTTTAATAGGATTTGTTTTGCTTGGTGTAGTCGTAACATTAACGGTATCCTGGGGACTATCTAAAACAGCTTTAAAGGGTGTTCCTACTCATTACACGCTAGAGCTACCACCATTCCGAAGACCAAAGTTTTGGAATACAATTTTGCGAGCAAGTATCGATAAAGCATGGAATGTTTTAAAAAGAGCGGTAATCGTTGCAGCACCTGCATCTATTTTGACTTGGATCTGCGCTAATATATACATTGGCGATACAAGTATTTTAATGCACTTTGTGAATTTTTTAGATCCATTTGGTCAGGCTTTAGGCATGGATGGCTTTATTATGGCTGCCTTTATTCTGGGGCTTCCTGCTAATGAAATTGTTATTCCTATCCTCATCATGGCTTATTTATCTCAGGGGGCTATGCTTGAAATTGAGGATTTATCGAAGCTTAAGCAAGTGTTTATCGACCAAGGCTGGACGTGGCTGACAGCTTTAAATATGATGCTTTTCTCTCTCCTACACTTCCCATGTGGAACCACTTTGGTGAATATTTATAAAGAAACTAAGAGTCCAAAATGGACATTTATGTCATTTTTAATTCCAACGGCTATCGCTATCGGGGTAACATGGCTAACAGCAACGATTGCTCGAGCATTTGGCTGGGTATGA
- a CDS encoding FeoB small GTPase domain-containing protein, with product MRVNKIALAGNPNTGKSTLFNTLTGLKQHTGNWPGKTVVHAEGFFEHKGEQYVLVDLPGTYSLFSNSTDEEVARDYIIFDQPDATIVVLDATSLERNLNLALQVLEMTNNVIICINLIDEAEKKSIQIDEKKLARELGVPVVKISARNKKGIDQLLDTLNQLVNGQIITTPYRMTYSREIEEAIFKIESKLNGYFDDKYPSRWVALRLLDGDEDLIVKLHNHNNNRQREVSTNGVPISVKS from the coding sequence ATGAGAGTAAATAAAATAGCTTTAGCAGGTAATCCGAATACAGGCAAAAGTACATTGTTTAATACATTAACAGGATTGAAACAGCATACGGGAAACTGGCCAGGAAAAACGGTTGTTCATGCTGAAGGCTTCTTTGAACACAAGGGTGAACAATATGTACTTGTGGATTTACCAGGAACCTACTCTCTATTCTCCAATTCGACAGATGAAGAAGTGGCAAGAGATTATATTATTTTTGATCAGCCTGATGCAACGATTGTCGTGCTTGATGCAACTTCTTTAGAAAGAAATTTAAACCTTGCACTACAGGTATTAGAAATGACCAACAATGTCATTATATGTATCAATTTAATAGATGAAGCAGAGAAGAAGAGTATTCAGATTGATGAAAAGAAATTGGCACGCGAGCTAGGAGTCCCTGTTGTCAAAATATCAGCAAGAAATAAAAAAGGAATTGATCAATTGTTGGATACATTGAATCAGCTCGTCAATGGGCAGATCATTACAACTCCTTATCGTATGACCTATTCAAGAGAGATTGAGGAAGCAATATTCAAAATAGAATCTAAACTTAATGGCTATTTTGATGATAAATATCCCTCAAGATGGGTTGCCCTTCGCTTACTTGACGGAGATGAGGATTTAATTGTAAAGCTACACAATCATAACAATAATAGACAGCGAGAGGTGAGCACAAATGGAGTCCCGATCAGTGTTAAATCATAG
- a CDS encoding FeoA family protein, translating into MTKNLTSLSKCSFGDCFLIKEINIEGPLRRRLLDLGFVKGAEISVLRKSPLGDPVAYRVSNTTIALRNDESSKILGEIVREEQNESK; encoded by the coding sequence ATGACTAAAAACTTAACATCACTTTCAAAATGCTCATTTGGCGATTGCTTTTTAATAAAAGAAATAAATATTGAGGGTCCTTTAAGAAGAAGATTATTAGATTTAGGCTTTGTGAAAGGAGCCGAAATCTCGGTTCTTCGCAAAAGTCCTTTAGGAGATCCAGTCGCATACCGTGTTAGTAATACGACTATTGCTTTACGTAATGATGAAAGCTCTAAGATTTTGGGCGAAATTGTAAGGGAGGAACAAAATGAGAGTAAATAA
- a CDS encoding phage tail protein: MDQFVGEIRLFAGDYAPDGWALCNGQLLSISENEILFSLIGTTYGGDGQTTFALPNFQGRVVVHQGQNPTTGTTFVNGQMGGVESVTLISSQLPAHTHQVKASSLDGTTPSPENAVWAKDIQYSTQPPNGTMNAAIVSSVGGNAPHNNLMPFLTISYIIALYGMYPTE, from the coding sequence ATGGATCAATTTGTCGGAGAAATTCGATTGTTTGCTGGGGATTATGCGCCAGATGGCTGGGCCCTTTGTAATGGTCAACTCCTATCTATTTCCGAAAATGAAATACTTTTTTCTTTGATTGGCACAACGTATGGGGGAGATGGTCAAACAACCTTTGCATTACCCAATTTTCAAGGCAGGGTTGTGGTACATCAAGGACAGAATCCAACGACTGGCACTACCTTTGTCAATGGTCAAATGGGAGGGGTGGAATCTGTCACATTAATCTCATCACAGCTTCCTGCACATACACACCAGGTAAAAGCTTCTTCTCTTGATGGCACAACACCTAGTCCAGAAAATGCTGTTTGGGCAAAAGATATACAATATTCGACACAGCCACCAAATGGCACAATGAATGCCGCCATCGTTTCAAGTGTTGGAGGAAACGCTCCTCATAACAATTTAATGCCATTTTTAACAATTAGTTACATTATTGCCCTTTACGGTATGTATCCAACGGAATAG
- a CDS encoding phage tail protein: MSEQYLGEIRLFGFGTVPSGWARCDGQVLQINTNQALYSILGATYGGNGSSTFALPDLRGRVPVHVSSSITRGQKAGEEAHVLTTNEMPTHTHIVNGSSESATLKVATGNVWGTSTNNIYSVNQPNTNMNTQALSTSGNSQPHQNMQPYSVANYCIALVGIYPSRN, translated from the coding sequence ATGAGTGAACAATATCTAGGTGAAATTCGATTGTTTGGCTTTGGGACAGTTCCAAGTGGCTGGGCACGATGCGACGGCCAAGTATTGCAAATTAATACAAACCAAGCGCTTTATTCAATATTAGGAGCAACTTATGGTGGTAATGGCTCCTCGACATTTGCATTACCTGATTTAAGGGGAAGAGTCCCAGTTCATGTAAGTAGTAGTATCACACGTGGACAAAAAGCAGGAGAAGAGGCACATGTATTAACAACTAATGAGATGCCGACTCATACACATATTGTTAATGGTAGTTCAGAAAGTGCTACGTTGAAAGTGGCTACTGGAAATGTATGGGGTACATCCACTAATAATATTTATTCTGTCAATCAACCAAATACTAATATGAACACGCAAGCATTGTCAACATCAGGAAATTCGCAGCCACATCAAAATATGCAGCCATACAGTGTCGCTAATTACTGCATAGCTTTAGTCGGAATTTATCCATCAAGAAATTAG
- a CDS encoding phage tail protein: MSEAYIGEIRIFGGNFAPKDWALCDGQIINIATNSALYAILGNRYGGDGKTTFALPNLNGRAALHQGTGVGLTPRNVGESGGSATVTLLTTQMPSHNHIATCNNTQPSNNEPTGAIWTDQQGKGSVPLYTPQVNKQMNLMTMDVAGGSQPHNNMQPYLGLNFIICLYGDWPPKG, translated from the coding sequence GTGTCAGAAGCATATATTGGAGAAATTAGAATATTTGGTGGTAATTTTGCACCAAAAGACTGGGCTTTGTGCGATGGCCAGATAATAAACATTGCCACGAATAGTGCATTATATGCTATTTTGGGTAACAGATATGGAGGAGATGGAAAAACAACGTTTGCTTTACCAAATTTAAATGGGAGGGCAGCGCTTCATCAAGGAACTGGTGTAGGGTTAACACCAAGAAATGTTGGAGAATCTGGGGGTTCAGCTACTGTTACATTATTAACCACTCAAATGCCTAGTCATAATCATATTGCTACTTGTAACAATACTCAACCATCAAATAATGAGCCAACTGGAGCAATATGGACCGATCAACAAGGGAAAGGCTCTGTTCCTCTCTATACGCCACAAGTAAATAAACAAATGAATCTAATGACGATGGATGTAGCTGGGGGAAGTCAACCACATAATAATATGCAACCATATTTAGGGCTAAACTTTATTATTTGTTTATATGGGGATTGGCCTCCTAAAGGTTAA